A DNA window from Pseudomonadota bacterium contains the following coding sequences:
- a CDS encoding nitrile hydratase subunit beta: MPRFVSGDSVIVRRAFPPGHLRTPYYIRGKSGHIAQVLNSFANPEELAFGRDGLPKRPLYRVRFAQTRVWPDYSGSAGDTIDVELYEHWLEPDPNAGKENK, encoded by the coding sequence ATGCCGCGTTTCGTGTCCGGAGACAGCGTAATCGTACGCCGTGCCTTTCCACCGGGCCATCTGCGGACACCCTATTACATTCGCGGCAAATCCGGCCACATCGCGCAGGTGCTCAATTCCTTCGCCAATCCGGAGGAACTGGCCTTTGGCCGCGACGGCCTGCCTAAGCGGCCGCTTTACCGCGTGCGCTTCGCACAAACTCGTGTATGGCCAGATTATTCGGGCTCGGCCGGAGATACTATCGATGTCGAGCTCTATGAACATTGGCTCGAACCGGATCCAAACGCCGGAAAGGAAAACAAATGA
- a CDS encoding nitrile hydratase subunit alpha: MSMHSEDAVLDHYQAMELAVSALMIEKGYFTEADMESEIDAMAKRTPDIGAAVVAQAWTDPDFKARLLADGTAACESIGLDMGPTRLMVVESTEKVHNVIVCTLCSCFPRMLMGIPPDWYKSKEYRSRVVREPRVVLKEFGTEPGADVDVRVHDNSADMRYLVLPRRPEGTDGMSQGDLAKLVTRDSMIGVKIVEAP, from the coding sequence ATGAGTATGCATTCGGAAGACGCAGTGCTCGATCATTATCAAGCGATGGAACTCGCCGTGAGCGCGCTGATGATCGAGAAGGGATATTTCACGGAAGCCGACATGGAATCGGAGATCGACGCCATGGCCAAGCGCACGCCGGATATCGGCGCCGCGGTGGTGGCCCAGGCCTGGACGGACCCAGATTTCAAGGCGCGCCTGCTGGCCGACGGCACGGCCGCCTGCGAGAGCATCGGCCTCGATATGGGACCAACACGGCTGATGGTGGTCGAGAGCACCGAGAAGGTTCACAACGTCATTGTGTGCACCTTGTGCTCCTGCTTCCCGCGCATGCTGATGGGCATTCCGCCGGACTGGTATAAATCCAAAGAATATCGCTCCCGCGTCGTGCGCGAGCCGCGCGTGGTGTTGAAGGAATTTGGCACTGAGCCGGGCGCCGATGTTGACGTGCGGGTGCACGATAACAGCGCTGATATGCGCTATCTGGTGCTGCCAAGGAGGCCCGAGGGCACGGACGGCATGAGCCAGGGAGACTTGGCGAAATTGGTGACGCGCGATTCGATGATCGGCGTCAAAATTGTCGAGGCGCCGTAA
- a CDS encoding amidohydrolase family protein, producing MYDLKIKGAVVADGTGAPLRTADVAVKDGRIAEVGHITAAATETVDADGLVLAPGIVDVHTHYDAQLTWDSNATPSPSLGVTTVVVGNCGFSIAPCPPECRDLIARNLAEVEGMSLTALRSGTDWDFESFDEYLGLLKRKGVTPNVAAFIGHSAVRTMVMGPEASERAASEDEVAKMRDLVSGGMDAGAVGFSTSTSINHYGDGGVPMPSRLAEESELRSLVGVLGEKGRGVFQLTVGPTMTSEVMESLAKDNNCPVFQTAALFNEADPERAPKMVSDSAEAQARGNQLWAQVSCQSLSMDFALTAAFPMQSLDAWRPLIDVDDESFERQIRDSEFRNRFRHDLEVPQKGKLFYGDWSKVEVAMAARPENRELEGLNINQVAQRQGKDPIDAFFDLSANEGLETVYTAGLMNSNEDEVEKLMREPGSLVSLSDAGAHLRYLCDAAYGLHFLGHWVRDRGSFDLADAIRRLTSLPADLYRLPGRGRIVPGAHGDLLLFDPATVARGPLRRAFDLPGGESRLTRDPLGVHGVWVNGQHVFDGKDYVAATPPGVVIDSFAA from the coding sequence ATGTACGATCTAAAAATCAAAGGCGCCGTGGTCGCCGATGGCACCGGCGCTCCGCTGCGCACCGCAGACGTCGCGGTCAAAGACGGCCGCATTGCCGAAGTCGGACATATCACCGCCGCCGCGACCGAGACGGTCGATGCCGACGGCTTGGTCCTCGCGCCCGGCATTGTCGATGTGCACACCCATTACGACGCGCAATTGACTTGGGATTCGAACGCCACGCCGTCACCCTCGCTCGGCGTCACAACCGTGGTCGTCGGCAATTGCGGCTTTTCCATCGCGCCGTGCCCGCCCGAATGCCGCGACCTGATTGCGCGCAACCTAGCGGAGGTCGAAGGCATGTCGCTGACTGCGCTCCGCAGTGGAACCGATTGGGATTTTGAGAGTTTTGACGAATATCTCGGCCTACTCAAACGGAAGGGTGTGACGCCGAACGTCGCGGCCTTTATCGGCCATTCCGCGGTGCGCACCATGGTCATGGGGCCGGAAGCCTCCGAGCGTGCCGCCAGCGAAGATGAAGTGGCGAAGATGCGAGACCTGGTGAGCGGCGGCATGGATGCCGGCGCGGTCGGTTTTTCCACCTCGACCTCGATCAATCATTATGGTGACGGCGGCGTACCAATGCCGTCCCGCCTCGCCGAGGAAAGCGAGTTGCGCAGCCTGGTCGGCGTGCTCGGCGAAAAAGGCCGCGGTGTATTTCAGCTCACCGTCGGGCCCACCATGACCTCCGAGGTGATGGAATCATTGGCGAAAGATAATAATTGCCCGGTGTTTCAGACCGCCGCACTGTTTAACGAGGCTGATCCCGAACGCGCGCCTAAAATGGTATCTGACTCAGCGGAGGCGCAGGCGCGCGGAAACCAGCTTTGGGCCCAAGTCTCGTGCCAGAGCTTGAGCATGGATTTTGCCCTGACCGCGGCATTTCCGATGCAAAGCCTGGACGCGTGGCGGCCGCTGATCGATGTCGATGACGAAAGCTTCGAACGCCAGATCCGAGATAGTGAATTCCGCAACCGCTTTCGTCACGATCTCGAAGTGCCGCAAAAGGGCAAGCTGTTCTACGGCGATTGGTCCAAGGTCGAAGTTGCGATGGCGGCGCGCCCGGAGAACCGCGAGTTGGAAGGCCTGAACATCAATCAAGTCGCGCAGCGCCAGGGCAAGGACCCGATCGACGCCTTTTTCGATCTCTCCGCGAACGAAGGCCTGGAGACGGTTTATACCGCCGGCCTGATGAATTCTAATGAGGACGAAGTCGAGAAACTGATGCGCGAGCCCGGCAGTCTGGTGAGCCTGTCGGATGCCGGCGCCCATCTGCGCTATCTCTGTGATGCGGCTTATGGTTTGCATTTTCTCGGCCATTGGGTCCGCGATCGCGGTTCTTTTGATCTCGCTGACGCGATCCGCCGTCTGACCAGCCTACCGGCTGACCTTTATCGCCTTCCCGGCCGGGGCCGCATCGTCCCCGGCGCACACGGCGATTTGCTGTTGTTCGACCCGGCGACCGTGGCCCGTGGCCCGTTGCGCCGCGCCTTCGACCTGCCGGGCGGTGAGAGCCGGCTGACGCGCGACCCGCTCGGCGTACACGGCGTTTGGGTAAACGGCCAGCATGTGTTCGACGGCAAAGACTATGTCGCCGCCACGCCGCCGGGTGTGGTCATCGATAGTTTCGCTGCCTGA
- a CDS encoding AEC family transporter gives METLLTAVVPAFALIAIGYGAARLKILGPAIFPALNNFVYYLAMPALLIASLAGVPAAEIINWNFIAAFSIGIAVTWIATGLAGRFFFKDDLAGSAMRGVIASYGNNGYLGIPLAVTAFGAPAVVPASLTVLINSVFLMTGAVSILEFTRARESGGALLNTAKALGTNPLLWAVLIGLLLSLSGATLPVTIDRLFGLLGQAAAPCALVAIGLFLFGRPVVGLLASAALTSLAKLALFPLVVWLLTLYVFPLEPLWAVVAVLMAGMPVGANAFVIAGHYGLRLGDASAAIVVTTAISLVSLSLMIILMTGG, from the coding sequence ATGGAGACGCTGCTGACGGCGGTGGTCCCGGCATTCGCCTTGATCGCTATCGGCTACGGCGCGGCGCGGCTCAAGATTCTTGGGCCCGCCATTTTCCCGGCGCTCAACAATTTCGTTTATTATTTGGCGATGCCGGCGCTGTTGATTGCCAGCCTGGCCGGCGTGCCGGCAGCCGAGATCATCAATTGGAACTTCATCGCCGCGTTTTCCATCGGTATCGCCGTCACCTGGATAGCCACCGGCTTGGCCGGGCGATTCTTCTTTAAGGATGATCTCGCCGGTTCCGCCATGCGCGGTGTTATCGCCAGCTATGGCAACAACGGCTATCTTGGAATCCCGCTCGCGGTCACCGCTTTCGGCGCGCCAGCGGTGGTTCCGGCGAGCCTTACCGTGTTGATCAATTCGGTCTTTCTCATGACCGGCGCCGTGTCGATATTGGAGTTCACCCGCGCCCGCGAAAGCGGTGGCGCACTCTTGAATACCGCTAAAGCACTGGGCACCAATCCCCTGTTATGGGCGGTGCTGATTGGCTTGCTGTTGTCGCTGAGCGGCGCCACCTTGCCCGTTACGATAGATAGATTATTTGGATTGCTTGGCCAAGCTGCCGCGCCGTGCGCGCTGGTTGCCATCGGCCTCTTTCTTTTCGGGCGCCCGGTGGTCGGTCTGCTGGCTTCCGCTGCGCTAACTAGTCTGGCCAAATTGGCGCTGTTTCCGCTCGTGGTGTGGTTGCTGACACTATACGTCTTTCCGCTCGAGCCGCTATGGGCGGTCGTGGCGGTGCTGATGGCGGGCATGCCGGTCGGCGCCAACGCCTTTGTCATCGCCGGCCACTATGGCTTACGGTTGGGAGATGCTTCGGCGGCAATTGTCGTCACCACCGCAATCTCTCTTGTGAGCCTGTCTCTTATGATTATCCTAATGACGGGCGGCTAA
- the gcvPA gene encoding aminomethyl-transferring glycine dehydrogenase subunit GcvPA: MSDDSGFIHPYVPNAAPVPRRRLLNEIGVENVTDLYVSVPDELQVKGLLNLPDALPSEHDLRKHVEAIIGKNLSCRDHLNFCGAGCWQHYVPAICDEITGRGEFLTAYGGGTYSDHGKNQAMFEFQSLIGELVGLEVVGTPSYDMGAAVNSAVTMACRITGRRGVLLSGAVSGDMRSQINGFTKMVAEIDVIALEAASGLIDLDDLKSKLTSDIGAVYFENPNYFGLIESRGAEIAEIVHAAGALLVVGVDPLSLGVLAAPGDYGADIVCGQIQPLGIHMYAGGGCGGFIASRDEERFVSEYPMILMSIAPGAEEGDIGFAWSTMQRTSYDKRHDSEDYAGTTQWLWGIGAAVYLSLMGPRGMEEVGSGILQRTRYAAERINKLNGISVAHLDCAFFKEFIIDFTDSGKSVAEVNAALLAKDIFGGKDLSGEFPEFGQSALYCVTEIHGKKEIDRLVDSLAEVLS, from the coding sequence ATGTCCGACGACAGCGGTTTTATCCATCCTTATGTGCCGAACGCGGCGCCGGTGCCACGGCGGCGCCTGCTGAACGAAATTGGTGTTGAGAACGTCACCGATCTTTATGTCTCGGTACCGGACGAATTGCAGGTGAAGGGTCTCCTGAACCTGCCGGATGCACTGCCGTCAGAACATGATCTGCGCAAGCATGTTGAAGCCATCATTGGCAAAAACCTCTCCTGCCGCGATCATCTCAATTTCTGCGGCGCCGGCTGCTGGCAACATTATGTACCTGCCATTTGTGACGAGATCACCGGGCGCGGAGAGTTCCTCACCGCCTATGGCGGCGGCACCTATTCCGATCATGGCAAGAACCAGGCGATGTTTGAATTCCAAAGCCTGATCGGTGAACTGGTCGGCCTGGAAGTGGTTGGCACGCCGTCCTATGACATGGGCGCTGCGGTCAACAGTGCCGTTACCATGGCGTGCCGCATTACCGGGCGACGCGGTGTGTTGTTGTCGGGCGCTGTCAGCGGTGACATGCGCTCGCAAATTAATGGCTTCACCAAGATGGTGGCAGAAATCGATGTGATCGCGCTTGAGGCGGCGTCCGGGCTGATCGATTTAGACGATCTCAAGTCCAAGCTCACGTCAGATATCGGCGCGGTCTATTTTGAAAATCCGAACTATTTCGGCCTTATTGAAAGCCGCGGCGCGGAGATCGCCGAAATTGTACACGCCGCCGGCGCCTTGCTGGTGGTCGGTGTCGATCCTCTTAGTCTCGGCGTGCTCGCGGCCCCCGGCGATTACGGCGCGGATATCGTCTGCGGCCAAATTCAGCCGCTTGGTATCCATATGTACGCCGGCGGTGGCTGCGGCGGTTTCATCGCCAGTCGCGATGAAGAGCGCTTCGTGAGCGAGTATCCGATGATCTTGATGAGCATCGCGCCCGGCGCTGAAGAGGGCGATATCGGCTTCGCCTGGTCGACCATGCAGCGCACGTCATATGACAAGCGCCATGATTCAGAGGATTACGCCGGCACCACGCAATGGCTGTGGGGCATAGGTGCGGCGGTCTATCTGTCGCTGATGGGTCCGCGCGGCATGGAGGAGGTCGGCAGCGGCATCCTGCAACGCACGCGCTACGCTGCCGAGCGCATCAACAAGCTCAATGGCATCAGCGTGGCACATCTGGACTGCGCCTTTTTCAAGGAATTCATCATCGACTTTACCGACAGCGGCAAAAGCGTCGCGGAGGTCAATGCCGCGCTGCTGGCCAAAGATATTTTTGGCGGCAAAGATTTGAGCGGCGAGTTTCCGGAATTTGGCCAATCGGCGCTCTATTGCGTCACCGAAATTCACGGCAAAAAAGAGATAGACCGATTGGTCGATAGCCTCGCGGAGGTGTTGTCATGA